From Eriocheir sinensis breed Jianghai 21 chromosome 16, ASM2467909v1, whole genome shotgun sequence, a single genomic window includes:
- the LOC126999186 gene encoding LOW QUALITY PROTEIN: vitellogenin-like (The sequence of the model RefSeq protein was modified relative to this genomic sequence to represent the inferred CDS: inserted 1 base in 1 codon) — protein sequence MTNRTALMLLALAAAAAAAPYGDAVPRCSTECPVAAAKFSFIPGKTYSYTYTGKSKVQLKGVEGGLVETRWEKTVLMTWLSPCDVALSFKDTKVDGEAGPPGASMLEKYPLVVAMTDGRVQRVCSHPDDDTWAINMKKGVASALQISLPSLSTSNSGLNLTETDVVGTCPTRYEVETDGSKVVVKKEKNHRLCHERYATPDETHLPWLKGPLPMQESWSVCTQEIKSGIISSVKCEDKKVVRPAYGTYKFVEAEQESTLRLTSSDVPTPDIVSRISQGHLVPKRLLYDYETPKKEPSLVPQLEQTLRHLCDITKHEIQADAAVELDKAVHLMRRIPLQGFKEIYAKVRSKQICPQHNKLKSLYFDAIAFVHEPESVIIMAKELAEGRATGARAAIYSAAFYLVPRPNMEAVQALEPLFRADEPYLSSAKLAAASMVNRYCRHNPQCYNEATVKSLPQAMKQMIQNDLSASNNEESEKKALAAFKSLGNMGVMTHDVAEVLIRYMHSEQKKVNNRVAAVQAFRLSKCNREVTQKLVDFAVRPGKNTEVRIAAYLTALRCVDYEDLQTIVTKISVEENTQVRGFILSHLLNLQETNAPEKERLRSLLTNILIPDNFERDXRKYSRNIDLSYFAPSLGLGAEVESNLIYAPGSFFPRSLDVNLTAAVDGTGTPVNIGEIGGRLEGLEPIIAQLFGPAGYFKKSSYNKILYDLISFIKKNWSKIQEELDVSIRERRSLDYATLESMFTKLYGPHSGPVQADVFARFMGQEISYGSLSKQLQDINAEALIDNFSRYLIENLMKMKNLNLDSARATQLGVDYSFPTIQGTPLKMTMEAMVVAGIQLKTNLNGASSEETNAGEKIKILPMLSVKAHSFIGYDAYVSKSGIKMNATVSSSNGLAIKVNGGREMEIEVDIPNKMEIIQVRSEAFLMKGKKDMPDTKILPPSMQDPRIRKQSCFTGLESVFGLKMCYDLDVPDVFRANSIPLGAPILARVSINKTESSIMGYKIAVTTRTENQDKKYGCKFSVVGSASLKEANVEVLQKKESDSYLTAIKLQSAVYSGDAKVLLINKPEYKSVQTDVALKTESSDFSKAIKVDIKISSEGDAKKYETNIFVSPSGQMSDESKIFTAELINTFRAPWVMVDISAKTENVLMQYIPLRLEGK from the exons ATGACCAACCGCACAGCCCTCATGCTGCTGGccctggcggcggcggctgctgcag CGCCGTACGGAGATGCCGTTCCCCGTTGCTCCACGGAGTGCCCCGTTGCCGCGGCCAAGTTCTCCTTCATTCCGGGCAAGACCTATTCCTACACCTACACTGGAAAGTCGAAAGTTCAGCTGAAAGGTGTGGAAGGAGGCCTCGTGGAGACACGATGGGAGAAAACTGTGCTGATGACGTGGCTCAGCCCATGCGACGTGGCACTCTCCTTCAAAGACACCAAGGTGGACGGCGAGGCCG GTCCGCCTGGCGCAAGCATGTTGGAGAAGTACCCACTAGTGGTGGCTATGACCGATGGCCGAGTGCAGCGGGTGTGCAGTCATCCCGACGACGACACCTGGGCAATCAACATGAAAAAGGGCGTCGCCTCGGCCCTACAGATCAGTCTGCCGTCCCTCTCCACCAGCAACTCAGGACTCAACCTAACGGAG ACGGACGTGGTGGGAACGTGCCCTACCCGCTACGAGGTCGAGACAGATGGCTCCAAGGTAgtagtgaagaaggagaagaaccacCGTCTGTGCCACGAGCGTTACGCTACCCCCGACGAGACGCACCTGCCGTGGCTGAAGGGACCGCTGCCCATGCAGGAATCGTGGTCAGTGTGTACACAAGAGATCAAAAGCGGCATCATCTCCTCAGTGAAGTGTGAAGACAAGAAGGTGGTGAGGCCAGCTTACGGAACGTACAAGTTCGTCGAGGCAGAGCAGGAGTCAACACTACGACTCACCTCCAGCGACGTCCCCACTCCAGACATCGTTTCCCGCATCTCTCAGGGTCACCTGGTACCCAAACGTCTCCTCTATGACTACGAGACCCCCAAGAAGGAACCGTCTCTTGTGCCGCAGCTGGAGCAAACACTGAGGCATCTGTGTGACATCACCAAACACGAGATTCAGGCTGATGCTGCCGTCGAGCTGGACAAGGCCGTCCACCTCATGCGGCGCATTCCCCTCCAAGGCTTCAAGGAAATCTATGCAAAGGTCCGCAGCAAGCAGATATGTCCGCAACACAACAAGCTGAAGAGCCTCTACTTCGACGCGATCGCCTTCGTCCACGAGCCTGAGTCGGTCATAATTATGGCAAAGGAGCTGGCTGAGGGACGGGCCACCGGTGCTCGAGCTGCCATCTACTCAGCCGCATTCTACCTCGTGCCTCGCCCTAACATGGAAGCAGTTCAAGCTCTAGAGCCATTGTTTAGGGCTGACGAACCATACCTGTCGTCGGCGAAACTGGCTGCTGCTTCCATGGTTAACAGGTACTGTCGCCATAACCCACAATGTTACAACGAAGCTACTGTGAAGAGCCTGCCGCAGGCGATGAAGCAAATGATCCAGAACGACCTGTCCGCCTCAAATAATGAGGAGTCTGAGAAGAAGGCCTTGGCTGCCTTCAAGAGCCTTGGCAACATGGGCGTCATGACCCACGATGTGGCTGAGGTGCTGATCCGCTACATGCACAGCGAGCAAAAGAAAGTGAACAACCGTGTGGCAGCTGTACAAGCCTTTAGGTTGTCCAAGTGTAACCGCGAG GTGACGCAGAAACTCGTCGACTTTGCCGTCCGACCCGGGAAAAACACGGAAGTTAGAATTGCTGCCTATCTGACAGCACTTCGCTGTGTAGACTATGAGGACCTGCAGACCATTGTGACAAAGATCTCCGTTGAGGAAAACACGCAGG ttcGTGGGTTTATCCTGAGCCATTTGCTGAACCTGCAAGAGACCAACGCCCCCGAAAAGGAAAGGCTGCGCTCCCTGCTGACAAACATTCTCATCCCCGATAATTTTGAGCGTG CTAGGAAGTACTCCCGCAACATTGACCTTTCCTATTTCGCCCCATCCCTCGGCCTTGGTGCCGAAGTAGAGTCCAACCTTATCTACGCTCCCGGCTCCTTCTTCCCTCGCTCTCTTGACGTGAACCTCACTGCAGCTGTCGATGGAACCGGTACTCCCGTCAACATCGGAGAAATCGGCGGTCGCCTTGAGGGTCTGGAACCAATAATCGCTCAACTCTTTGGACCTGCAGGCTACTTCAAGAAATCGAGCTATAACAAAATCTTATATGACCTCATCTCCTTTATCAAAAAGAACTGGAGCAAGATTCAGGAGGAGCTGGACGTCTCGATACGGGAGAGAAGATCCCTTGACTATGCAACTCTTGAAAGCATGTTCACCAAACTGTACGGTCCCCATTCTGGACCTGTCCAAGCCGATGTTTTCGCTCGCTTCATGGGTCAGGAAATAAGCTATGGCTCCTTGTCCAAGCAGCTGCAGGACATCAATGCTGAAGCCTTGATAGATAATTTTAGTCGCTACTTGATTGAAAAtctgatgaaaatgaagaacctGAACCTAGACTCAGCCCGAGCCACACAACTGGGGGTGGACTACTCCTTCCCGACCATTCAGGGCACGCCGCTCAAGATGACGATGGAGGCGATGGTTGTAGCAGGAATCCAATTGAAGACAAACCTCAACGGAGCATCCTCGGAGGAGACAAACGCCGGTGAAAAAATTAAAATTTTGCCAATGCTCTCAGTGAAGGCGCACAGTTTTATTGGCTACGACGCGTACGTGTCCAAGAGCGGAATCAAGATGAACGCCACCGTTTCCAGCAGCAACGGGCTCGCAATCAAGGTGAATGGCGGTAGAGAGATGGAAATCGAAGTGGACATCCCCAACAAGATGGAAATCATTCAAGTACGAAGTGAGGCGTTCCTAATGAAGGGCAAGAAGGACATGCCGGACACCAAGATCTTGCCGCCTTCCATGCAAGACCCTAGAATCCGGAAACAGTCGTGCTTTACTGGCCTCGAGTCGGTGTTCGGCCTAAAGATGTGCTACGACCTCGACGTTCCGGACGTCTTCCGTGCTAACTCTATACCCTTGGGTGCTCCAATTCTTGCGAGGGTCTCCATCAACAAGACTGAGTCCTCCATAATGGGATACAAGATTGCTGTCACCACACGCACGGAGAACCAAGACAAAAAGTATGGCTGTAAATTTTCCGTAGTAGGCTCAGCTTCACTGAAAGAGGCAAACGTGGAAGTACTCCAAAAGAAAGAGAGCGATTCGTACCTTACTGCCATCAAACTCCAGTCGGCCGTCTATAGCGGCGATGCTAAGGTGCTCCTTATCAACAAACCTGAGTACAAAAGTGTCCAAACTGACGTCGCTCTCAAGACCGAAAGCAGCGATTTCTCCAAAGCCATAAAAGTTGACATCAAGATATCGTCCGAAGGAGATGCCAAGAAGTACGAAACAAATATCTTTGTCAGTCCCTCGGGGCAAATGTCCGACGAGTCCAAGATATTCACAGCGGAGCTCATAAATACATTCAGGGCTCCTTGGGTAATGGTGGATATCTCGGCCAAGACGGAAAACGTCCTTATGCAGTACATCCCTCTCAGGCTTGAAGGTAAGTAA